In Labrus bergylta chromosome 1, fLabBer1.1, whole genome shotgun sequence, one genomic interval encodes:
- the b3gntl1 gene encoding queuosine-tRNA galactosyltransferase isoform X1: MNPPKRLRSEAETPTGGREEEREEEEEREEERGAVDVSIVMPMYNASCWLDECLQAISLQDFTGTMELSIFDDASTDDSRKVVEGWRERLEARSISLVISGHDSAQPRGVGYAKNKAVSQSCGQHLCFQDADDVMLPQRVRLQYEASLLQPNSLVGCKVRRVPEGSTERYTRWINTITQDQLTIQLYTSHGPTVIMPTWFCSRDWFLKVEPFDEGGKGVPEDLLFFYQSIRQGGGVARVDECLLVYRYHEKATTHSVTESVSMETIWKLRVDFLQERVLGQWENFTIWNAGKQGRKLYRSLSPTNQEKVKAFCDVDENKIQKGFYTYEESKQRPKPKIPVLHYKDASAPFIVCVKLDMTGGVLEENLDSLQLKEGTDYYHFN; the protein is encoded by the exons ATGAACCCACCGAAGCGGCTCCGCAGTGAAGCTGAAACCCCGACAGGAGGgcgggaggaggagagggaggaggaggaggagagggaggaggagaggggtgcAGTGGATGTG AGTATTGTCATGCCGATGTACAATGCATCGTGTTGGTTGGATGAATGTCTGCAGGCCATTTCACTCCAAGACTTCACAGGGACCATGGAGCTCTCCATCTTTGATGATGCAAGCACT GATGACTCCAGGAAAGTTGTGGAGGGGTGGAGGGAGAGGCTGGAGGCGAGGAGTATCTCTTTGGTGATCTCTGGTCACGACTCAGCCCAACCCAGAGGAG tgGGATATGCAAAGAACAAGGCGGTATCTCAGAGCTGTGGACAACACTTGTGCTTTCAGGATGCG GATGACGTTATGTTGCCCCAAAGAGTTCGGCTGCAGTATGAGGCTTCTCTTCTCCAACCAAACTCT CTGGTTGGATGTAAAGTTCGGCGAGTTCCAGAGGGATCTACTGAGCGTTACACTCGCTGGATCAACACAATCACACAGGACCAGCTCACCATACAG TTGTACACATCTCATGGGCCCACAGTCATCATGCCTACATGGTTCTGCTCAAGGGACTGGTTTCTGAAGGTGGAACCGTTTGATGAGGGAGGCAAG GGTGTCCCGGAGGACTTACTCTTCTTCTACCAGAGTATCCGCCAaggagggggcgtggccagagTGGACGAGTGCCTGCTGGTGTACCGTTACCATGAGAAGGCTACAACACACTCTGTAACAGAGTCAGTCTCAAT GGAAACTATTTGGAAACTGCGGGTGGACTTCCTGCAGGAGAGAGTTCTCGGCCAATGGGAGAACTTCACCATATGGAACGCAGGAAAACAGGGACGAAAGCTGTACCGAAGCCTCAGCCCGACCAATCAGGAGAAG GTGAAGGCTTTCTGTGATGTCGATGAGAACAAGATCCAGAAAGGATTTTACACATATGAGGAATCCAAG CAAAGACCAAAGCCCAAAATCCCGGTACTGCACTACAAAGACGCCTCGGCCCCTTTCATTGTCTGCGTTAAACTG GACATGACAGGAGGCGTTCTGGAGGAAAACCTTGACTCTCTGCAGCTTAAAGAAGGAACAGATTACTACCATTTCAACTGA
- the b3gntl1 gene encoding queuosine-tRNA galactosyltransferase isoform X2, with translation MNPPKRLRSEAETPTGGREEEREEEEEREEERGAVDVSIVMPMYNASCWLDECLQAISLQDFTGTMELSIFDDASTDDSRKVVEGWRERLEARSISLVISGHDSAQPRGVGYAKNKAVSQSCGQHLCFQDADDVMLPQRVRLQYEASLLQPNSLVGCKVRRVPEGSTERYTRWINTITQDQLTIQLYTSHGPTVIMPTWFCSRDWFLKVEPFDEGGKGVPEDLLFFYQSIRQGGGVARVDECLLVYRYHEKATTHSVTEETIWKLRVDFLQERVLGQWENFTIWNAGKQGRKLYRSLSPTNQEKVKAFCDVDENKIQKGFYTYEESKQRPKPKIPVLHYKDASAPFIVCVKLDMTGGVLEENLDSLQLKEGTDYYHFN, from the exons ATGAACCCACCGAAGCGGCTCCGCAGTGAAGCTGAAACCCCGACAGGAGGgcgggaggaggagagggaggaggaggaggagagggaggaggagaggggtgcAGTGGATGTG AGTATTGTCATGCCGATGTACAATGCATCGTGTTGGTTGGATGAATGTCTGCAGGCCATTTCACTCCAAGACTTCACAGGGACCATGGAGCTCTCCATCTTTGATGATGCAAGCACT GATGACTCCAGGAAAGTTGTGGAGGGGTGGAGGGAGAGGCTGGAGGCGAGGAGTATCTCTTTGGTGATCTCTGGTCACGACTCAGCCCAACCCAGAGGAG tgGGATATGCAAAGAACAAGGCGGTATCTCAGAGCTGTGGACAACACTTGTGCTTTCAGGATGCG GATGACGTTATGTTGCCCCAAAGAGTTCGGCTGCAGTATGAGGCTTCTCTTCTCCAACCAAACTCT CTGGTTGGATGTAAAGTTCGGCGAGTTCCAGAGGGATCTACTGAGCGTTACACTCGCTGGATCAACACAATCACACAGGACCAGCTCACCATACAG TTGTACACATCTCATGGGCCCACAGTCATCATGCCTACATGGTTCTGCTCAAGGGACTGGTTTCTGAAGGTGGAACCGTTTGATGAGGGAGGCAAG GGTGTCCCGGAGGACTTACTCTTCTTCTACCAGAGTATCCGCCAaggagggggcgtggccagagTGGACGAGTGCCTGCTGGTGTACCGTTACCATGAGAAGGCTACAACACACTCTGTAACAGA GGAAACTATTTGGAAACTGCGGGTGGACTTCCTGCAGGAGAGAGTTCTCGGCCAATGGGAGAACTTCACCATATGGAACGCAGGAAAACAGGGACGAAAGCTGTACCGAAGCCTCAGCCCGACCAATCAGGAGAAG GTGAAGGCTTTCTGTGATGTCGATGAGAACAAGATCCAGAAAGGATTTTACACATATGAGGAATCCAAG CAAAGACCAAAGCCCAAAATCCCGGTACTGCACTACAAAGACGCCTCGGCCCCTTTCATTGTCTGCGTTAAACTG GACATGACAGGAGGCGTTCTGGAGGAAAACCTTGACTCTCTGCAGCTTAAAGAAGGAACAGATTACTACCATTTCAACTGA